A region of the Terriglobia bacterium genome:
AAGCCGTCGGCAAAAACGTCGCGCCGCTTCCGGAATTCGGCAACCATCTGAGCGGTTTCTTTTGCGGTCTCCGGGGTGAATGCTTCCAGCGCTGCCCGCTGGGTGAAGGTTGCGGTGCTCGACACGCTGTTGTTGATGAACAAATCGATTGAAGGGAAAGTGTCCGCAGGAACGACTCCATAACCCAGGCGCCATCCGGTCATCGCGTAAATCTTTGAAAAGCCGTTGACCAGAAATACGCGGTCGAGAATGTCCGGCACGTCCAGAATGCTTGCCGG
Encoded here:
- a CDS encoding aminotransferase class I/II-fold pyridoxal phosphate-dependent enzyme produces the protein PASILDVPDILDRVFLVNGFSKIYAMTGWRLGYGVVPADTFPSIDLFINNSVSSTATFTQRAALEAFTPETAKETAQMVAEFRKRRDVFADGLNAIPGIRCLKPLGAFYLFPNISGVGLSSEEFANRLLSEAGIAALPGTAFGDCGEGYLRFSFANSLANIESALDRVRTFVGTCT